GTCGCGACGCGGCACGCGCGACAGACCGGAGTCCACCACGATGCGCACGCCGGGGACGGTGAGGGAGGACTCGGCCACGGCCGTGGAGACGACGATGCGTGGCGTACCCGTGTCCGTGAGCGCGGCGTCCTGCTTCTGCGCCTCGAGGCGGCCGTGCAGCGCCATTGCCCGCGGACCGGCGGCGGCGACCACCCGCTCCACCTCGCGGACACCGGGGACAAACACCAGGGCGGACTCGCCTCGCTCGGCCACGGCGTCCGTGGCCAGGCGGGCGAGGTGGGTGTAGAAGTCCGTGCTCTGCTCCAGCCGGCCCGGGTGTGGGGCGTGGCGGTACTCCAGCGGGTGGGTCACCGCAGGGGTGGAGAGCACCTCCGCGCCGCCGAGCAGGTTGGAGTAGCGCGCCGCGTCGAGGGTGGCGGACATGGCCACCAGGCGCAGGTCGTCGCGCAGCTGGGCCAGCTCGATGAGCATGCCCAGGACCAGGTCGGTGTCGGTCTGGCGCTCGTGCACCTCGTCGACGATGACCCCGCTGATTCCCTCGAGTGAGGGGTCGGCGAGCAGCCGGCGCAGCAGCACACCCGGGGTCATGAACTCCACGGCCGAACCGTCCTTGTGGTCCCCGCGCATGGAGTAACCCACCCGCTGACCCAGGCGGGAGCCGTCGAGAGAGGCCAGGCGACGGGCGGCGGCGCGCACGGCCACGCGCCGGGGAGCAGTGACCAGCACCTTCCCGCCCGTGTGGTTGGCCAGCGCGGGTGGGATCAACGTGGTCTTGCCCGTGCCCGGGGGTGCCTCGACGACCAGCGAACCGGTGGACTCGATCAGCCCCGGCAGGCGGGAGACGGTCTCGGCGACCGGCAGGCCCCGGCCGATCGCGGCGAGATCAAACGTCAATGTCGTCGCGCTCCAGCGGCGAAGTGCCGTCGTTAAGCGTCCTCACCACCCTGCCGGGCACGCCCATGACCAGCGAATCATCGGGGATGTCCCGGGTGACCACCGTGCCGGCGGCGATGACGCAGCGGTCGCCGATGGTGACGCCGGGCATGACCGAGACCCGCGAGCCGAACCAGCAGGATTCGCCGATGGTGATGGGTTCGGCGATCTCCCAGCCGGCGCGGCGCATCTCCAGGTCCTGGACCGGGTGGCCGACCGTGATGAGCTCGCAGTTCGGGCCGAAGAGGGTGCGGGCGCCCACGGTGATCGGCGCGCAGTCGATGATGGTCATCCCGGTGTTGATGAAACATTTCTCGCCGAAGGAGAGGTTGGCGCCGTACTCGATGGACATCGGTGCCCACCATTCCGGCACGTGCGAACCCTCCGCGAGGATCCCGCGGAGCATCTCGCCGGCACGGGGGATGTCGACGTTGCCCAGCGCGTTGACCTCCCGCAGAACTTCGCGCACACGTGCGTGCATCGCCTCGAGCTCGTCGCTGCCGGGGGTGTACCACTTTCCGGAGCTCATCCGCTCGAACGTGCGGAAGCGCGGATCCCACCTCTCCGGGCTGGTCGGGTCAAACCTAGGATCAGTCATGATCCCCATTGAACCCCAGGAGGCCCGCGACGTGCCAACACTCTTTGATTCCCTCGACCGTCCCGCCCGCCGCGTCGGCCCCGGCATCGCACATCTTCCTGGCTGGCTGCGTATCGACGACCAGGCCCACCTCGTCGCCCGGGCCCGCGAGATCGCGGCGGGACTGGCCGGGACCCCGCTGGGGATGACCCGCCCGGTGACCGCCGGAGGACAGATGAGTGTGTACATGCTTTCGCTGGGGCATCACTGGCGGGCCCGTCCCTACGGCTACGTCTCCGAGGTGGACGGGGTGGCGGTGCCGCCGCTGCCCGGGGAATATACGCAGCTCGCGCGCGCCGCGGTGGCAGCCGCGGCGGGGGTCGCCGAGGAGCTGGAGCCGTGGGCGGGGGAGAGCTACCGCCCGGAGGCGGCGCTGGTGAACTACTACCGCCCCGACGCATCGATGGGCATGCACGTCGACGCAAACGAATTCTCGACGGCGCCGATCGTCTCGCTGAGCATCGGTGATGAGGCGGTGTTCCGGATCGGCGGCACGGAGTCACCCAACAAACCGTGGGACGAGGTCACGCTCATGAGCGGCGATCTCATCGTCTTCGGAGGGCCCGCGCGCGGGGCCTACCACGGGGTACCCCGGATTCACCCGCACACGGGACCGGCTGGGACGGGGCTGAAGGAGGGCCGGATCAACATCACGATCCGGCAGGTGGAGCAGTGAGAACCTAGGCGATGACAACGCCGCGCTCGGCGAACCAGGGCACGGGGTCGATGGCTGCGCCGCCACCGGGATGAAGCTGGAAATGCAGGTGGGAACCGGTGGAGAAACCTTCGTTGCCCATGCCGGCGATCTGCTGGCCAGCGACGACCTTTTGGCCGACGCTGACGTCGAGTGTGGACATGTGGCCGTAGACAGCAATGGATCCGTCATCGTGCTGGATGCGGATCCAATTGCCGTAGCCTTGGGCTGGGCCCGAGTCGATGACGGTGCCGCCCATGGCCGCAAGAATCGGGGTACCGATCGGCCCAGCAATATCCATGCCTGAATGCATAGAGCCCCAGCGCATGCCGAATCCGGAAGTGAAGACACCCTCGGCGGGCTTGACCACGTTCGCGCCGGTGATGCCGGCGGTGGTGAGGCCCTGTGCCTGGCCGACGGCCTCGACGGCGGTGGCCTGAGCTGCGGCGGCGGCCTCGGCGGCGCGCTCGTTAGTGGCCTGGACGGCCTTGTTCAACTGATCGTCGAGGCCGGTAACCGGCTTGTACTCAGCGATGCTGAGCACCTGCGGGGCGGAGGTGCTGGCGGACTCGGGAAGTGCCTCGGCGTCGGCGGCCAGCGTGTAGTCTGCGGCTGGGGCGGGCTGATCCTGCGCGTCCGCCTGCAGCGCGCCGGCGGCTGCGCCGCCTGCACCGGCCATGGAGATCGTGCCCGCGGCGGTGGCGGCGAGCGCCACGCGACTCTTGAGGGTCTGCGAGGTGGTGATCTTGCGGTGCCGGCCGACGGACGGACGCGAGGAGTTGCTGCGCATAGAGGATCTTTCCGTGAAGTGCGTCCGTCGCGGAAGAGACGGGCGGGGGTTCTAGTCGAGACTCAATTGTAACGGTTTCGTTACTTGGCTCCGTCGAGGATAACGATTCGGACTCGGGAGCGCAACACGTTCCCCGGGCAAAGTTCTCAAAAAGATCACATCTAGCGTTTTCCCAGCTGGCACGCCGTTTCCGACCAGGGTGGTGCCAAGATATAGAGATAATCCGCGGCCGCGATGACGATCCGGTGGGCCATTTGTGTGATGAGTGGGGCTGGCGTGAGAGGAGTGACGAGAGCGTGCGATGATGATCACCATGACTGACTCCAGTGTTTCCCGCGTCGCAGTAGTCACCGGCGGATCCGCCGGCATCGGGGCCGCCGCCGCCGAGGCGCTCGCCCACGACGGCTGGCACGTCGTCGTCGCCGCCCGTCGGCTGGACAAACTCACGGCCGTGGCCGAGCGGATCGGCGGCACGGCGGTGGAACTGGACGTGACGGACCAGGCGAGCGTCGATAGTTTCGCCGCTGGCCTGGACCGGGTGGACCTGCTGGTCAACAACGCCGGCGGCGCCCGGGGGCTCGAGCCGCTGGCGGAGGCCGACCTGGAGAAGTGGCAGTGGATGTACGACACCAACGTCCTCGGCACGGTGCGTGTGACCCGGGCGCTGCTGCCCAGGCTGCGGGAATCGGGGGAGGGACTGATCATCAACATCGGCTCCAAGGCGGCGCTGGACCCCTACCTCGGCGGCTCCGGCTACAACGCCGCCAAGTTCGGCCTCAAGGCGCTCACGCGGGTGACCCGCCTGGAGGAGATCGACGCCGCTGCCGGCGTGCGGGTCACGGAGATCGACCCCGGCCGGGTGGCCACCGACTTCTCCCTCATGCGTTTCGACGGCGACGAAGCCCGCGCCCGGGCCGTCTACGAGGGCAAGGAGAACCTCGTCGCCGAGGACATCGCCGAGGCTATCCGCTGGGTCGCGTCCCTCCCGCCGCGGGTCAACATCGACTCGATGAACATCATGCCGAGGGACCAGGGCTAGCTCTTCTCCGCAGCCGGTTAGACTCGCGGCCATGACGGAACATGTCGCAGTCAGCGGAGAGAGCATCAAACTCGGGCAGTTCATCAAGCTCGCCAACCTCGTGGAATCGGGAGGGCAGGCCAAGGAACTCATCACCGACGGCGCCGTGACGGTCGACGGCGAGGTGGAGACCCGCCGCGGCCGCACCCTGCGCGGCGGCGAGGAGATCCGCGTCGGTGACGCCAGCGCCATCGTCGGCACCGAGGCCGAGGGTGACGACGACTACTTCGACGAGGCCACCGCCGACGACGACTTCGACCCCGAAAAGTGGAGGAACCTCTAAACCATGCCCGCATTTCAGGCCCAGGGCGGCATGCCCTACTGGATCGACCTGCGCACCTCCGACCCGCGCAAGTCCAGTTACTTCTACTCCAAGCTCCTCGGCTGGGAGATCGCCGCCGAACGCGAGGACTCCCCCTACCTCATCGCCCGCATGGGCGGCCTGCCCGTCGCCGGCTTCCTGCCCAACGATGGCGCGACGCCCGACTCGTGGGTGACCTACTTCCTCGCCGATGACATCGAGCAGGCCGGGCGCGACATCGCCACCGCCGGCGGCCGGGTGCTCGCCGACCCCACCGACGCCCAGCTGGGGCTCATGAGCGTCGCCGCCGACGCCGCGGGTGGGCTCTTCGGCCTCATCGAGCCCGCCGGGGAGGACGCCTTCGTCGCCGCCGGCGAACCCGGCACCGTGGTGTGGCACGACTACTCCGCCACCAGCAAATTCGACGAGGTCATGGACTTCTACCACGCACTCTTCGGCTGGAACATGGTCACCGTCGAGCACGAGGACTACGGCTACACCACCGTCCTCGCGGACGGCGCGGCCTTCGCCGGCATCCGCAACGCCGCCGACGCCTTCCCGCCCGAGGTGCCCAGCTTCTGGCAGTCCTTCCTCGGCGTCGCCGACGTGGATGACGCCTGCCGACGCGTTGACGAGCTCGGCGGCGAAGTCATCCGCGCCCCCTTCGAGTCGGAGTTCGGCCGCCTGGCCATCGTCGCCGACTCCACCGGCGCCACGGTGACGCTGTGCGCGGTGGATGAACCCGTCTTCGAGGACGAACTGCGCGAGTCGGACGACCTCTTCGACCTGTGATCGACCTGCCCGATGTGGCCGAACGCGTGCTCACGGCCGTCGACAAGCTCTCCGGCGCGGAGGTGACCACCTACGGCGACCTCGCCGCCGTGGTGGGCACCGGGCCGCGGCAGGTGGGTGGGATCCTGCGCGAGTACGGCGCGCTCACCGAATGGTGGCGGGTGGTACGTAGCGACGGCCGTGGCCACGACGCCGCCCGGGCCAGCGAGTTCTGGGACGCGGCGGGGATCGGGCACCGGGACGGCCGGGTAGATCTGAAAACACACCGAGTGGAATGGGGAGAATGAATCATCCGGCGACCTGGCTGGGCGCGGCGATCATCGCGGAGATCGTGGCCACGCTCTCGTTGAAGGCCGCGCTGAACATCCCGTGGCTGTACGCCGTCGTGTTGATCGGGTACGTCGCCGCGTTCACCTGCCTCGACCGGGTGCTGCGCCTGGGCATGCCCATCGGGGTGGCCTACGGCATCTGGGGCGCGGTCGGCGTCGCGGCCACCGCGCTGCTCGCGCCCGTGCTGTTCGGCGAGCCGCTCAGCGGGCTCATGCTCGCGGGCATCGCCATCATCGTCGCCGGGGTGCTGTGCATCGAGCTCGGCGGGCGGGAGAAGAAACGATGAGCTGGCTCTTTCTCGCCCTGGCCATAGCG
This sequence is a window from Corynebacterium doosanense CAU 212 = DSM 45436. Protein-coding genes within it:
- a CDS encoding SDR family oxidoreductase, whose product is MTDSSVSRVAVVTGGSAGIGAAAAEALAHDGWHVVVAARRLDKLTAVAERIGGTAVELDVTDQASVDSFAAGLDRVDLLVNNAGGARGLEPLAEADLEKWQWMYDTNVLGTVRVTRALLPRLRESGEGLIINIGSKAALDPYLGGSGYNAAKFGLKALTRVTRLEEIDAAAGVRVTEIDPGRVATDFSLMRFDGDEARARAVYEGKENLVAEDIAEAIRWVASLPPRVNIDSMNIMPRDQG
- a CDS encoding VOC family protein, with translation MPAFQAQGGMPYWIDLRTSDPRKSSYFYSKLLGWEIAAEREDSPYLIARMGGLPVAGFLPNDGATPDSWVTYFLADDIEQAGRDIATAGGRVLADPTDAQLGLMSVAADAAGGLFGLIEPAGEDAFVAAGEPGTVVWHDYSATSKFDEVMDFYHALFGWNMVTVEHEDYGYTTVLADGAAFAGIRNAADAFPPEVPSFWQSFLGVADVDDACRRVDELGGEVIRAPFESEFGRLAIVADSTGATVTLCAVDEPVFEDELRESDDLFDL
- a CDS encoding sugar O-acetyltransferase, giving the protein MSSGKWYTPGSDELEAMHARVREVLREVNALGNVDIPRAGEMLRGILAEGSHVPEWWAPMSIEYGANLSFGEKCFINTGMTIIDCAPITVGARTLFGPNCELITVGHPVQDLEMRRAGWEIAEPITIGESCWFGSRVSVMPGVTIGDRCVIAAGTVVTRDIPDDSLVMGVPGRVVRTLNDGTSPLERDDIDV
- a CDS encoding M23 family metallopeptidase; translation: MRSNSSRPSVGRHRKITTSQTLKSRVALAATAAGTISMAGAGGAAAGALQADAQDQPAPAADYTLAADAEALPESASTSAPQVLSIAEYKPVTGLDDQLNKAVQATNERAAEAAAAAQATAVEAVGQAQGLTTAGITGANVVKPAEGVFTSGFGMRWGSMHSGMDIAGPIGTPILAAMGGTVIDSGPAQGYGNWIRIQHDDGSIAVYGHMSTLDVSVGQKVVAGQQIAGMGNEGFSTGSHLHFQLHPGGGAAIDPVPWFAERGVVIA
- a CDS encoding RNA-binding S4 domain-containing protein, with translation MTEHVAVSGESIKLGQFIKLANLVESGGQAKELITDGAVTVDGEVETRRGRTLRGGEEIRVGDASAIVGTEAEGDDDYFDEATADDDFDPEKWRNL
- a CDS encoding alpha-ketoglutarate-dependent dioxygenase AlkB family protein; amino-acid sequence: MIPIEPQEARDVPTLFDSLDRPARRVGPGIAHLPGWLRIDDQAHLVARAREIAAGLAGTPLGMTRPVTAGGQMSVYMLSLGHHWRARPYGYVSEVDGVAVPPLPGEYTQLARAAVAAAAGVAEELEPWAGESYRPEAALVNYYRPDASMGMHVDANEFSTAPIVSLSIGDEAVFRIGGTESPNKPWDEVTLMSGDLIVFGGPARGAYHGVPRIHPHTGPAGTGLKEGRINITIRQVEQ
- a CDS encoding DMT family transporter, with the translated sequence MNHPATWLGAAIIAEIVATLSLKAALNIPWLYAVVLIGYVAAFTCLDRVLRLGMPIGVAYGIWGAVGVAATALLAPVLFGEPLSGLMLAGIAIIVAGVLCIELGGREKKR
- a CDS encoding MGMT family protein, with the protein product MIDLPDVAERVLTAVDKLSGAEVTTYGDLAAVVGTGPRQVGGILREYGALTEWWRVVRSDGRGHDAARASEFWDAAGIGHRDGRVDLKTHRVEWGE